The following proteins come from a genomic window of Gammaproteobacteria bacterium:
- a CDS encoding nucleotidyltransferase family protein: MIHPTLTVHLETISAFCERNAVRELALFGSVTRADFRPDSDVDVLVEFKPEAKVGFMALSRMQRELSDLFHRPVDLVPKKGLKPVIELQIMQERQILYAA, translated from the coding sequence ATGATCCATCCTACTCTTACCGTGCATCTTGAAACCATCTCCGCTTTTTGCGAGCGAAATGCCGTTCGTGAGCTTGCGCTGTTTGGCTCTGTGACGCGCGCCGATTTCAGGCCGGATAGCGATGTGGATGTGCTTGTTGAGTTTAAGCCCGAAGCAAAGGTTGGGTTTATGGCGTTGTCACGCATGCAGCGCGAACTCTCGGATTTGTTTCATCGCCCTGTTGATCTCGTACCCAAGAAGGGATTAAAGCCAGTGATTGAGTTACAGATCATGCAAGAGAGGCAGATATTGTATGCGGCGTGA